The proteins below are encoded in one region of Terriglobia bacterium:
- a CDS encoding isoprenylcysteine carboxylmethyltransferase family protein — MPTQEETAVQPLNKDSSFDNKSSIVRRARIKTAIGDAVLGIVLFGAAGDLVWLQGWAYMAVLLASTILSLFGPFQIDAGLMQERMSKKPDAKQWDWFFVALVGILTFAELIVPAFDHRWGWTHQLRPWMSWLGLAMVALGTLILIWSMRVNRFFSAVIRIQSDRGHHVISTGPYRKVRHPGYAGWGVRTLGVPLLLGSLWAFIPASLFVASFVIRTSLEDRILQAELPGYSEYASTVRAKLLPGIW, encoded by the coding sequence ATGCCTACTCAAGAAGAAACTGCTGTTCAACCACTCAACAAGGATTCCTCGTTCGACAATAAGAGCAGCATTGTCCGGCGTGCGCGCATCAAGACGGCCATTGGGGATGCCGTCCTGGGAATCGTTTTGTTCGGTGCGGCGGGAGATCTGGTCTGGCTGCAGGGGTGGGCTTACATGGCGGTTCTCCTTGCCAGCACTATCTTGTCGTTATTCGGTCCGTTTCAGATCGACGCAGGCCTGATGCAGGAGCGAATGTCGAAAAAGCCGGACGCAAAACAGTGGGATTGGTTTTTCGTCGCCCTGGTGGGTATTCTGACCTTCGCCGAACTGATTGTCCCCGCATTCGATCATCGCTGGGGATGGACACACCAGCTACGCCCTTGGATGAGCTGGCTCGGCCTCGCCATGGTGGCCTTAGGAACCCTGATCCTAATCTGGAGCATGCGTGTCAATCGCTTCTTCTCAGCCGTCATTCGAATTCAGAGTGACCGCGGACACCACGTCATATCGACAGGGCCGTACCGCAAGGTCCGCCATCCTGGCTACGCGGGTTGGGGCGTACGCACCTTGGGAGTCCCGCTGCTGCTCGGATCCCTTTGGGCTTTTATCCCCGCGAGCCTGTTCGTCGCTTCCTTTGTTATCAGGACGAGTCTTGAGGATCGGATCCTCCAGGCAGAATTGCCGGGTTACTCGGAGTATGCGTCAACTGTGAGAGCCAAGCTTCTGCCGGGAATTTGGTAG
- a CDS encoding DUF488 domain-containing protein, with the protein MLTSNFFRTKGNPDAWAISRGLPRFYDGKVYEPLRPTREMLRAGDEGFDRMYSELLSKLDPRKVFEDLGMDAILLCWENPAPHWHKCHRRLVAEWLEAALGIEISEMGFQRSEVPAYHAMPLSPTWAAKQPGAQTKKKPQLRLL; encoded by the coding sequence ATGCTGACAAGCAATTTCTTCAGAACGAAAGGAAATCCGGATGCGTGGGCGATCTCGCGGGGCCTGCCCAGGTTTTACGACGGCAAGGTCTACGAGCCGCTGAGGCCGACGCGCGAGATGCTGCGGGCTGGTGATGAGGGATTCGATCGGATGTACTCCGAACTGCTCTCAAAGCTGGATCCGCGGAAGGTGTTCGAAGATCTCGGCATGGACGCGATTCTGCTCTGCTGGGAGAACCCTGCCCCGCACTGGCACAAGTGTCATCGGCGCCTGGTCGCCGAATGGTTGGAAGCCGCGCTTGGGATCGAAATCAGCGAGATGGGCTTTCAGCGAAGCGAGGTGCCTGCGTATCATGCGATGCCGCTGAGTCCGACCTGGGCGGCGAAGCAACCGGGTGCACAAACGAAGAAGAAGCCGCAGTTGCGTCTGTTGTAG
- a CDS encoding PadR family transcriptional regulator, with protein sequence MPPINITIFDRELKKGSAELLILSLIEGRPRHGYEICKLIEHRSGGTVRFYVASLYPLLYRLEKRGWIKGRWVEKAGQRRRRFYRLTVEGRVVLAAQRRGWKAFVDAINRITEAEHA encoded by the coding sequence ATGCCACCTATCAACATTACGATATTTGACCGCGAATTAAAGAAGGGGAGCGCCGAGCTTTTGATCCTCTCGTTAATCGAGGGCCGGCCTCGGCACGGCTATGAGATCTGCAAACTCATCGAGCACCGCTCAGGCGGAACGGTGCGCTTTTATGTGGCTTCCCTCTATCCCCTGCTCTATCGGCTGGAGAAGCGCGGCTGGATCAAGGGCCGCTGGGTTGAGAAGGCCGGACAGCGCCGGCGCCGGTTCTACCGCCTGACGGTTGAGGGGCGAGTAGTTCTCGCGGCTCAGCGGCGGGGCTGGAAGGCTTTTGTCGACGCAATCAATCGCATCACGGAGGCCGAGCATGCCTGA
- a CDS encoding ABC transporter permease codes for MPDWKGEITERLAGLKVDPVREAEICEELAQHLEDRYQELLHGGKTHEEAYQAIQAEWGQGGKLMDELRKIEHIAKHEPIAWGAQMGRNVLSAFVFDFRSAVRSLARSRWFAVGAALTFALGIGVNVAVFSAVDRVLFRSLPYDHPDQIYEMGEYEAGSDRSYGTMPASWVIESRRLSSVDDICVAGFTSSSYSMSSDPADDSAIRLTDASFNTLAVLGVRPFMGRDFTQEDVREKRACALISYSLWRGRFNGAPDIVGRRLWQSASHPVDIIGVLPAAFISASYFFDPASDGLALTSDTLDAAKFGERFYRSYVRLKSGVSLSVAQAQINAVVERLGPEESRAPKMVVRLVPLKTALFGRYASYLWLVVAAAGLVLLVACANLASLLLVRGRSREHQAAVRLALGASTFRLMQTAWIESLILSCIGTFIGLLVLAWTGKGMQALLPAVFSRFSSPAYDGRVIVLSILAASFSALFAGILPCLRLSRIDILASLQQLAGRGRTGRLRGGRSLLVVEAAVSIALVAGATMAARSLMGLTSNNLGFKPDGLYNVGVRLPQTQDSHVYYQRNLAVLDELRRIRGVQSAGAAFVSPISAGAPAGRLGAGTTKASRWQITDGFIEAMGMRLVSGRTFTSADLSQPESVGILSEMGLQLVWPDLRPAEAVGRMLESTGEVPRRIIGIVSDVRSAYASLPLPSFYVPVTPRLPGRDFAARLQNGSVLSAAELRDRIQARVAPPLSIRITYEPDLLSRSLLNQKFITMLFSAFGIVALILAAVGLYAVASFEVALRRSEMGLRMSLGATPGNVQRLVIREALGPVVIGLGVGIIGTYWASKFAQSWWYKIDSRDPVTYLLAATVLIAATALAAWLPARRASRIDPMAALRCE; via the coding sequence ATGCCTGACTGGAAAGGAGAAATCACTGAGCGGCTCGCGGGCCTGAAAGTTGATCCCGTCCGCGAGGCTGAGATCTGCGAGGAACTGGCTCAACACCTCGAGGATCGATATCAGGAACTGTTGCATGGCGGTAAGACGCACGAAGAAGCTTATCAGGCGATCCAGGCCGAGTGGGGCCAGGGCGGGAAGCTCATGGACGAGCTCAGGAAAATCGAGCATATTGCCAAGCATGAGCCAATCGCTTGGGGCGCCCAGATGGGACGGAATGTGCTCAGCGCTTTCGTCTTCGATTTTCGATCTGCGGTTCGCTCGTTGGCGCGGTCACGCTGGTTTGCCGTAGGTGCGGCACTTACTTTCGCACTCGGCATCGGAGTCAATGTGGCTGTGTTCTCGGCCGTCGACCGCGTGCTTTTTCGATCTCTGCCTTACGACCATCCGGATCAAATCTACGAAATGGGCGAATATGAGGCGGGTTCGGACAGAAGCTACGGCACGATGCCCGCCTCCTGGGTGATCGAGTCCCGCCGTCTGTCGAGCGTCGACGACATATGCGTTGCCGGATTCACGAGCAGCAGTTACTCGATGTCGAGCGATCCCGCGGATGACAGCGCGATTCGTCTGACGGACGCATCGTTCAACACTCTGGCCGTTTTGGGTGTCCGGCCTTTCATGGGCAGGGATTTCACTCAAGAGGATGTTCGAGAGAAGCGGGCATGCGCCCTCATCAGTTACAGCCTGTGGCGAGGGAGGTTTAACGGCGCTCCCGACATTGTGGGCCGTAGATTGTGGCAGTCGGCCTCGCACCCCGTGGATATTATCGGCGTTCTTCCCGCTGCGTTCATTTCTGCCTCCTACTTTTTCGATCCTGCATCCGATGGTCTTGCGCTTACGTCCGACACTCTCGACGCTGCAAAATTTGGAGAGCGGTTCTATCGATCCTACGTGCGACTCAAGTCCGGCGTATCGCTGTCCGTCGCCCAGGCCCAGATCAATGCCGTCGTGGAGCGTCTGGGTCCAGAAGAATCCCGCGCGCCGAAAATGGTCGTGCGGCTGGTGCCTCTGAAAACAGCCTTGTTCGGCAGGTACGCATCCTACTTGTGGCTGGTCGTGGCCGCCGCCGGGCTCGTACTCCTCGTGGCCTGCGCGAACCTGGCAAGCCTGCTTCTCGTACGCGGCCGGTCACGTGAGCATCAGGCGGCGGTGCGGCTGGCTCTCGGCGCCTCGACGTTTCGCCTCATGCAGACAGCATGGATCGAAAGCCTGATCCTGTCATGCATAGGCACGTTCATTGGCCTTCTGGTTCTTGCCTGGACCGGCAAGGGGATGCAGGCGCTGCTGCCGGCGGTCTTCAGCCGATTCTCATCCCCGGCATACGACGGGCGCGTGATCGTCCTCTCGATTCTCGCTGCATCTTTTTCGGCGCTGTTCGCGGGCATTCTGCCATGCCTCCGATTATCGAGGATCGACATATTGGCCTCTCTGCAGCAACTTGCAGGCCGTGGCAGGACGGGACGGTTGCGCGGCGGCCGAAGCCTGCTCGTCGTGGAAGCAGCGGTCAGCATCGCACTTGTGGCGGGAGCAACAATGGCAGCGCGCAGCTTGATGGGCCTGACGAGCAACAATTTGGGATTCAAACCTGATGGTCTTTACAATGTCGGAGTCCGGCTTCCGCAGACGCAGGATTCTCACGTATATTACCAGCGAAACCTGGCAGTGCTGGACGAGTTGCGGCGTATCCGCGGCGTTCAGTCGGCAGGAGCCGCATTCGTATCGCCTATCAGTGCCGGGGCTCCAGCCGGCAGGTTGGGAGCCGGCACAACAAAGGCCTCTCGCTGGCAAATAACGGATGGTTTTATTGAAGCGATGGGCATGCGTCTCGTGTCCGGGAGAACCTTCACGTCCGCCGACCTGTCCCAACCTGAGAGTGTCGGAATTCTGAGCGAGATGGGACTCCAGCTGGTGTGGCCAGACCTCCGGCCGGCCGAAGCGGTCGGCCGGATGTTGGAATCCACGGGTGAGGTGCCTCGCCGCATCATCGGCATTGTATCCGACGTGCGTTCGGCATATGCCAGCCTTCCGTTGCCCTCGTTCTACGTGCCTGTAACCCCCCGGCTTCCCGGCAGGGACTTTGCAGCAAGATTGCAGAACGGCTCTGTGTTATCCGCAGCTGAACTCCGCGACAGAATTCAAGCACGGGTTGCGCCGCCGTTGTCGATTAGAATCACCTACGAACCCGACTTACTGAGCAGGAGCCTGCTCAACCAGAAGTTCATCACCATGTTGTTTTCCGCGTTCGGCATTGTGGCATTGATTCTCGCTGCGGTCGGCCTCTATGCCGTGGCGTCCTTCGAGGTAGCGCTGCGGCGCTCGGAGATGGGCCTGCGTATGTCGCTCGGCGCAACTCCCGGCAACGTCCAGCGTCTCGTGATCCGCGAAGCTCTCGGCCCTGTCGTCATTGGCCTCGGGGTGGGCATCATCGGAACCTATTGGGCGTCAAAGTTCGCACAATCATGGTGGTACAAGATCGACTCGCGTGATCCTGTCACCTACCTGCTCGCAGCCACGGTGCTGATCGCGGCGACTGCTCTGGCGGCTTGGCTCCCGGCGCGTCGCGCTTCAAGGATCGATCCCATGGCCGCGCTGCGCTGCGAGTAA
- a CDS encoding PadR family transcriptional regulator: MEAAVPAKTDILQGTLDLMILKTLKTLGPIHGFGIARRIEQVSEDALQMNQGTLYPALVRLEQRGWIASKWGISDNNRRARFYSLTGAGRRRLKTETENWLRSSAIMAKFIEVQ; the protein is encoded by the coding sequence ATGGAGGCTGCCGTGCCGGCCAAGACGGATATCCTTCAGGGAACTCTCGACCTCATGATTCTGAAGACCCTCAAGACGCTGGGCCCGATCCACGGCTTTGGCATCGCGCGCCGGATCGAGCAGGTCTCGGAAGATGCGCTTCAAATGAACCAGGGAACCCTCTATCCCGCGCTCGTGCGCCTCGAGCAACGTGGTTGGATCGCCTCGAAATGGGGAATCTCAGATAACAATCGTCGGGCCAGGTTTTACTCATTGACTGGGGCAGGCCGGCGGCGACTGAAGACAGAGACGGAGAACTGGCTGCGCAGCTCCGCAATCATGGCGAAGTTTATCGAGGTGCAATAG